The Rhododendron vialii isolate Sample 1 chromosome 6a, ASM3025357v1 genome includes a window with the following:
- the LOC131328769 gene encoding protein PAL OF QUIRKY-like has protein sequence MEKLNRAISFGDNSKLPSHKVKLMCNYGGKIQPRPHDHHLTYAGGDTKILAVDRRVTFSDILAKLTSFSGAAPDDDVVSFKYQLPGEDLDALVSVINDDDDLEHMMAEYDRDCDCVSSKPAHLRIFFFSANRTGFYRKLWRRRRRW, from the coding sequence atggAGAAATTGAACAGAGCCATTTCCTTCGGCGACAACTCCAAACTGCCCAGCCACAAGGTGAAGTTGATGTGCAATTACGGCGGGAAGATCCAGCCGCGCCCCCACGACCACCACCTAACCTACGCCGGCGGCGACACTAAGATTCTCGCCGTCGACCGCCGCGTCACCTTCTCCGACATTCTAGCCAAGCTAACCTCCTTCTCCGGTGCCGCACCCGACGACGACGTCGTCTCCTTCAAGTACCAGTTGCCCGGCGAGGATCTTGACGCCTTGGTCTCCGTCATCAACGACGACGACGACCTCGAGCACATGATGGCCGAGTACGACCGCGACTGCGATTGCGTCTCGTCCAAACCGGCCCACCTCcggatcttcttcttctccgcgAACCGAACCGGATTTTACAGAAAACTTTGGCGTCGGCGGCGGAGGTGGTGA